A stretch of Gambusia affinis linkage group LG10, SWU_Gaff_1.0, whole genome shotgun sequence DNA encodes these proteins:
- the LOC122838077 gene encoding gastrula zinc finger protein XlCGF57.1-like codes for MCSVEPLREFIRERLTAAAEEIFTQLEKTIVRYEEEIDRQRRLLDLTWRPRVSLQRADVPQHYICKEEEIQTDQQACSLAADVHLDQEEIESVQIKEEHDELRVSQKAELVLKEEMDTFKVSPVPEQDRPREPEPNSDLKPAAFLGPLSDDDDLREPEPNTDQNSADSEDQNQEESNEGNSGSSTEESEQDKGSRKAKLKRHRKSDTNYNLSSCKICGKTFTQKYLIAHMRIHTGEKPFKCSTCAKKFILKSHLKNHMKIHSGEKPFSCQTCGKSFIQRMNLTLHMRTHTGEKPFPCEICNKTFASRSQLTTHVRTHTGEKPYACKTCGKSFSTRGTLISHMRSHTGEKPFSCQICGQSFTQKPGLKVHSRKHTGEKPFMCQTCGKSFNQKSALLTHIRTHTGEKPFSCLTCGLCFIMKSSLTQHIRTHTGEKPYSCQICGKRCSLKGNLKFHMRIHTGEKPYSCLTCGKSFAVKCQLTRHMRTHTGEKPFSCQTCGKGFTKNIYLIAHIKTHTGEAV; via the exons ATGTGTTCCGTTGAGCCTCTGAGAGAGTTTATCAGAGAGagactaactgctgctgctgaagaaatCTTCACCCAGCTGGAGAAAACCATCGTCCGGTACGAGGAGGAGATCGACCGGCAGCGGAGACTGCTGGACCTCACCTGGAGACCCCGAGTCAGCTTACAGCGAGCAG acGTCCCACAGCATTACATCTGCaaggaggaggagattcagACGGACCAGCAGGCCTGCAGCCTGGCGGCGGACGTGCATTTGGATCAGGAGGAAATAGAATCTGTGCAGATTAAAGAGGAACACGATGAGCTTCGTGTCAGTCAGAAGGCAGAACTGGTTCTGAAAGAAGAGATGGATACCTTCAAGGTGAGCCCTGTTCCTGAGCAGGACCGCCCCAGAGAGCCAGAACCAAACAGCGACCTCAAACCGGCGGCTTTTTTGGGTCCTCTTTCTGATGACGAtgacctgagagaaccagaaccaaacacggaCCAGAACTCTGCTGATTCTGAGGACCAGAATCAGGAAGAAAGCAACGAAGGCAACTCTGGATCCAGCACAGAAGAGTCTGAGCAAGACAAGGGAAGTCgcaaagcaaaactaaaaaggCACCGAAAAAGTGACACCAATTACAATCTGTCATCTTGCaaaatttgtggaaaaactttCACTCAGAAGTATCTGATTGcacacatgagaattcacacaggtgagaaaccttttaaatgttCCACCTGTGCCAAAAAGTTCATTCTCAAAAGTCATCTAAAAAACCACATGAAGATTCATAgtggtgagaagcctttctcctgCCAGACCTGTGGGAAAAGTTTCATTCAGAGGATGAATTTAACTCTTCACATGAGAACGCACACCGGCGAGAAGCCCTTTCCTTGTGAAATTTGTAACAAGACCTTTGCTAGCAGGAGTCAGTTAACTACTCATGTGAGAACTCACACGGGAGAGAAGCCTTATGCTTGTAAAACCTGTGGGAAAAGTTTTAGTACCAGAGGTACTTTGATTAGTCATATGAGAAGTCACACAGGggagaagcctttctcatgtcAGATCTGTGGACAGAGTTTCACTCAGAAGCCAGGTCTCAAAGTTCACTCACGAaaacacacaggagagaaaccgtTCATGTGTCAAACCTGTGGAAAGAGTTTCAATCAGAAAAGTGCCTTGCTCACACACATAAGaacacacactggtgaaaagccctTTTCCTGTTTGACCTGTGGACTATGTTTCATCATGAAGAGCAGTTTGACTCAGCATATAAGAACCCACACCGGGGAGAAGCCTTACTCTTGTCAGATCTGTGGGAAACGTTGCAGTTTAAAGGGTAATCTGAAATTCCACATGAGGATTCACACAGGGGAGAAACCATATTCATGTCTTACATGTGGAAAAAGCTTTGCAGTAAAATGTCAATTAACTcgtcacatgagaactcacacaggGGAGAAACCCTTTTCCTGTCAGACCTGTGGAAAGGGTTTTAccaagaacatttatttaattgccCACATAAAAACTCACACAGGCGAGGCGGTTTAA